In Arthrobacter sp. MN05-02, one genomic interval encodes:
- the topA_2 gene encoding DNA topoisomerase 1, with amino-acid sequence MPTKATDKKHGKKLVIVESPSKIKSISGYLGEGFQVAASMGHIRDLPQPSDLPAELKKSSVGKFAVDLDKDFEPYYVVSPEKRKTVAELKAALKDADELYLATDNDREGEAIAWHLLQVLKPKVPVYRLTFGEITKEAVTRAMGELRDVDIPMVDAQETRRILDRLYGYEISPVLWRKVARGLSAGRVQSVATRLVVERERERMAFRAASYWDLTGTFTPEDSAKGSTFPAKLVAVDGGRIASGKDFTDRGELKGANAVRLDEEAARSLAAGLESAAFTVRSVETKPYTRRPAAPFTTSTLQQEAARKLRFSSKVTMQVAQRLYENGYITYMRTDSSALSDQAINAARRQASELYGPEYVPESRRVYKGKAKNAQEAHEAIRPAGDSFRTPAQVAQSLRGDEFRLYELIWKRTVASQMADAKGSTASLRLGATSADGRDAEFAASGTVITFRGFLAAYEEGRDADRDEDGSDDDAQGTRLPNVAKGDALGATAIEAIGHETSPPPRYTEASLVKVLDERGIGRPSTYAATMSTIMDRGYVRTRGQALVPSWIAFSVVRLLEEHFNDYVDYDFTAELEEDLDRISRGEAGRVEWLNHFYYGDRKDTGLHTIVNELGEIDARRINSVEIADGITLRVGKFGPYLEKPLPQDAPEGTEPQRANVPEDLAPDELTAEKAIELMEAPTSQERVLGTDPETGRTIVARDGRYGPYVIELIPEVTAEELASQPVEYYKNGKPKPPKKPAKVKPRTGSLFKSMTVDTVTLEDALKLMNLPRVLGTDEDGKEITVQNGRFGPYLKKGSDSRSIGSEEEIFTITLEQALEIYKQPKQRGGRTVTPPLAEFGEDPVSEKPIVVKDGRFGPYITDGVTNITVPGSMAIEELTREQAIEMLADKRAKGPAPKKAPRRAPAKRKVAAGK; translated from the coding sequence GTGCCGACCAAGGCCACGGACAAGAAGCACGGCAAGAAGCTCGTCATCGTAGAGTCCCCCAGCAAGATCAAGAGCATTTCGGGCTATCTCGGCGAGGGTTTCCAGGTCGCGGCGTCCATGGGGCACATCCGGGATCTCCCGCAGCCCTCCGACCTCCCCGCCGAGCTCAAGAAGTCCTCGGTGGGCAAGTTCGCCGTGGACCTCGACAAGGATTTCGAGCCGTACTACGTCGTGTCCCCGGAGAAGCGGAAGACGGTCGCCGAGCTCAAGGCCGCCCTGAAGGACGCCGACGAGCTCTATCTCGCGACCGATAACGACCGCGAGGGCGAGGCCATCGCGTGGCACCTGCTGCAGGTCCTCAAGCCGAAGGTCCCCGTCTACCGGCTGACGTTCGGCGAGATCACCAAGGAAGCCGTGACGCGCGCCATGGGCGAGCTGCGCGACGTCGACATCCCCATGGTCGACGCCCAGGAGACCCGGCGCATCCTCGACCGCCTGTACGGCTACGAGATCTCCCCCGTGCTCTGGCGCAAGGTGGCCCGCGGCCTGTCCGCCGGGCGCGTGCAGTCCGTGGCGACCCGGCTCGTCGTGGAGCGTGAGCGCGAGCGGATGGCGTTCCGGGCGGCCTCGTACTGGGACCTCACCGGCACGTTCACCCCCGAGGACTCCGCGAAGGGCAGTACCTTCCCGGCGAAGCTCGTCGCCGTCGACGGCGGCCGGATCGCGTCCGGCAAGGACTTCACCGACCGCGGCGAGCTGAAGGGCGCCAACGCGGTCCGGCTCGACGAGGAGGCGGCGCGCTCGCTCGCCGCCGGACTGGAGAGCGCCGCCTTCACCGTGCGCTCCGTCGAGACGAAGCCGTACACGCGCCGTCCCGCCGCGCCGTTCACGACGTCGACCCTGCAGCAGGAGGCGGCCCGCAAGCTGCGCTTCAGCTCGAAGGTCACCATGCAGGTGGCGCAGCGGCTGTACGAGAACGGCTACATCACCTACATGCGTACCGACTCGTCGGCGCTCTCGGACCAGGCCATCAACGCCGCCCGCCGGCAGGCGTCCGAGCTGTACGGCCCCGAGTACGTCCCCGAGTCACGCCGGGTCTACAAGGGGAAGGCGAAGAACGCGCAGGAGGCACACGAGGCCATCCGTCCCGCGGGGGACTCCTTCCGTACCCCCGCGCAGGTCGCCCAGTCCCTGCGCGGGGACGAGTTCCGCCTGTACGAGCTGATCTGGAAGCGGACCGTGGCCTCGCAGATGGCGGACGCCAAGGGCTCGACGGCCTCGCTCCGCCTCGGTGCGACGAGCGCCGACGGCCGGGATGCCGAGTTCGCCGCCTCCGGCACCGTCATCACGTTCCGCGGCTTCCTGGCCGCCTACGAGGAGGGCCGCGACGCCGACCGCGACGAGGACGGCTCCGACGACGACGCCCAGGGCACGCGACTGCCCAACGTCGCCAAGGGTGACGCCCTCGGTGCGACGGCGATCGAGGCCATCGGCCACGAGACGTCCCCGCCGCCGCGCTACACCGAGGCCTCGCTGGTCAAGGTGCTGGACGAGCGCGGGATCGGCCGCCCCTCCACCTACGCCGCGACGATGTCCACCATCATGGACCGCGGCTACGTCCGGACCCGCGGCCAGGCCCTCGTGCCGAGCTGGATCGCGTTCTCCGTGGTGCGCCTGCTCGAGGAGCACTTCAACGACTACGTCGACTACGACTTCACCGCGGAGCTCGAGGAGGACCTCGACCGCATCTCGCGGGGCGAGGCCGGACGCGTGGAGTGGCTCAACCACTTCTACTACGGCGACCGCAAGGACACGGGCCTGCACACGATCGTCAACGAGCTCGGCGAGATCGATGCGCGCCGCATCAACTCGGTGGAGATCGCCGACGGCATCACGCTGCGCGTGGGCAAGTTCGGCCCGTACCTCGAGAAGCCCCTGCCGCAGGACGCACCGGAGGGGACCGAGCCGCAGCGTGCCAACGTGCCCGAGGACCTCGCACCGGACGAGCTGACGGCCGAGAAGGCGATCGAACTGATGGAGGCGCCGACGTCGCAGGAACGCGTCCTCGGCACCGACCCCGAGACCGGGCGCACGATCGTGGCCCGCGACGGGCGCTACGGTCCGTATGTCATCGAGCTGATCCCCGAGGTCACCGCGGAGGAGCTCGCGAGCCAGCCGGTCGAGTATTACAAGAACGGCAAGCCGAAGCCGCCGAAGAAGCCTGCGAAGGTCAAGCCCCGCACGGGCTCGCTCTTCAAGTCCATGACCGTGGACACGGTGACGCTCGAGGACGCCCTCAAGCTGATGAACCTGCCGCGCGTCCTCGGGACGGACGAGGACGGCAAGGAGATCACGGTGCAGAACGGCCGGTTCGGCCCGTACCTGAAGAAGGGCAGCGATTCCCGGTCCATCGGCTCGGAGGAGGAGATCTTCACGATCACCCTCGAGCAGGCGCTGGAGATCTACAAGCAGCCCAAGCAGCGTGGCGGGCGGACGGTCACGCCGCCGCTGGCCGAGTTCGGCGAGGACCCCGTGAGCGAGAAGCCCATCGTGGTGAAGGACGGCCGCTTCGGTCCCTACATCACCGACGGCGTCACGAACATCACCGTCCCGGGGTCCATGGCCATCGAGGAGCTGACGCGGGAGCAGGCGATCGAGATGCTCGCCGACAAGCGTGCCAAGGGACCGGCGCCGAAGAAGGCTCCGCGCAGGGCCCCGGCGAAGCGCAAGGTCGCGGCGGGCAAGTAG
- a CDS encoding methyltransferase, giving the protein MRPAPRPAVRRDFDDDVATAPSSRDLPALEALAEDLTDLAYTVDGVGELLGGAAYAALGRGQLAPALLECRRHLGGPTGTRAVPVLLWLLGEAVGDEDLRAAFPRLGVPGLEQLRLIEPVDGDGGPGSDEERQGASVDGPEGVPGAAADPSAGRSRRAAVELRPYGSDVGGGLWVASDLGSEQRPGPLRHDHVLGIGGASLTLAQTVMRTPVERALDLGTGCGIQAFHLLSHARHVTATDISDRALGFARFNLLLNARALEIDPQRPGDRVSLRLGSLLEPVEGERFDLVVSNPPFVITPRTGRSGEAYTYRDGGLAGDAVVEDLVRTLPGVLAPGGAAQLLGNWEIPEGNAWDRRVRGFVPHGVDAWVIQREQLTPVQYAETWLRDAAENRDRDAYLESFADYLADFASRDVEGIGFGSIWLRRPRHPNDLVRVTLEEITHDIEQPVGPHLAAAIGRNDWLAAHTEQAVSGIGIADEFLLVADDVTEERHARPGAEHPGIILLRQGAGLRRTTLLSTELAGFVSACDGDLTAGQIAGALAMLLDRPDAAFTAELLVDVEQLVREGFLIPAP; this is encoded by the coding sequence GTGAGGCCGGCCCCGCGTCCTGCAGTCCGGCGGGACTTCGACGACGACGTCGCCACCGCCCCCTCGAGCCGGGACCTTCCGGCGCTCGAGGCACTCGCCGAGGACCTGACGGACCTCGCCTACACGGTCGACGGTGTCGGGGAACTCCTCGGAGGGGCGGCCTACGCAGCCCTGGGCCGGGGGCAGCTCGCCCCCGCGCTCCTCGAATGCAGGCGCCACCTCGGCGGCCCGACCGGCACGCGGGCCGTACCGGTCCTCCTGTGGCTGCTCGGCGAAGCCGTGGGCGACGAGGATCTGCGGGCCGCGTTCCCGCGGCTCGGCGTGCCCGGGCTCGAACAGCTGAGGCTCATCGAGCCTGTGGACGGGGACGGCGGACCGGGGTCGGACGAGGAACGGCAGGGCGCATCGGTCGACGGGCCGGAAGGTGTGCCGGGCGCTGCCGCCGACCCGTCGGCAGGACGGAGCCGGCGCGCCGCCGTCGAGCTCCGGCCCTACGGCTCCGACGTCGGGGGCGGCCTGTGGGTGGCGAGCGACCTCGGATCGGAGCAGCGCCCGGGGCCACTCCGCCACGACCACGTCCTGGGCATCGGCGGCGCGTCCCTGACCCTCGCCCAGACCGTGATGCGGACACCCGTGGAGCGGGCCCTCGACCTGGGGACGGGGTGCGGGATCCAGGCCTTCCACCTGCTGTCGCATGCCCGCCACGTGACCGCGACCGACATCTCCGACCGCGCGCTCGGGTTCGCCCGCTTCAACCTCCTCCTGAACGCCCGGGCCCTTGAGATCGACCCGCAGCGACCGGGGGACCGCGTCAGTCTCCGCCTCGGCAGCCTGCTCGAACCGGTCGAGGGGGAGCGGTTCGACCTCGTGGTCTCCAACCCGCCCTTCGTCATCACCCCGCGCACCGGGAGGTCCGGGGAGGCATACACCTACCGCGACGGCGGACTCGCCGGGGACGCCGTCGTCGAGGACCTCGTCCGCACGCTGCCGGGAGTGCTCGCACCCGGTGGTGCCGCCCAGCTGCTCGGCAACTGGGAGATCCCGGAAGGGAACGCCTGGGACCGCAGGGTCCGAGGGTTCGTCCCGCACGGGGTCGACGCCTGGGTCATCCAGCGCGAACAGCTGACACCCGTCCAGTACGCCGAGACCTGGCTGCGGGACGCCGCGGAGAACCGCGACCGGGACGCCTACCTCGAGAGCTTCGCGGACTACCTCGCGGACTTCGCGTCGCGGGATGTCGAGGGGATCGGCTTCGGCTCGATCTGGCTGCGCCGGCCCCGCCATCCGAACGACCTCGTCCGGGTCACGCTGGAGGAGATCACCCACGACATCGAACAGCCCGTGGGCCCGCACCTGGCCGCCGCGATCGGGCGGAACGACTGGCTCGCAGCGCACACGGAGCAGGCGGTGTCGGGCATCGGGATCGCCGACGAGTTCCTGCTGGTGGCCGACGACGTCACCGAGGAACGCCATGCGCGGCCCGGGGCGGAGCATCCCGGCATCATCCTGCTGCGGCAGGGAGCGGGACTGCGGCGCACCACGCTGCTGAGCACCGAGCTGGCCGGATTCGTGTCCGCGTGCGACGGCGATCTCACCGCCGGCCAGATCGCGGGCGCCCTCGCGATGCTCCTGGACCGGCCCGACGCGGCCTTCACAGCGGAACTGCTGGTCGATGTCGAGCAGCTCGTCCGCGAGGGCTTCCTGATTCCAGCCCCCTGA
- a CDS encoding UPF0176 protein Cgl2992/cg3319 encodes MSMNRIALYYAFAPLPDPEAIRLWQRALCEKWGLRGRILISKDGINGTVGGEIGAVKQYVKTTREYPAFKGMEIKWSDGGADDFPRLSVKVRDEIVSFGAPGELEVDADGVVGGGTHLAPEELHALVNAKRAEGEEVVFFDGRNALEAQIGRFKGAVVPDVRTTHDFVRELDSGKYDDLKDKPVVTYCTGGIRCEVLSSLMVNRGFQEVYQLDGGIIRYGEKYRDAGLWEGSLYVFDKRMHLEFSDDAVTIGKCVRCQTPSNTFENCSNASCRNLTLYCSACAADPATLRCPQGCESDEAEATAAGAA; translated from the coding sequence GTGTCGATGAATCGTATTGCCCTTTATTACGCCTTTGCGCCACTGCCCGACCCCGAGGCGATCCGCCTGTGGCAGCGCGCGCTCTGCGAGAAGTGGGGGCTGCGCGGACGGATCCTCATCTCGAAGGACGGGATCAACGGCACGGTGGGCGGCGAGATCGGCGCTGTGAAGCAGTACGTGAAGACCACGCGCGAGTACCCCGCGTTCAAGGGCATGGAGATCAAGTGGTCCGACGGCGGCGCGGACGACTTCCCGCGGCTGAGCGTGAAGGTCCGGGACGAGATCGTCTCGTTCGGGGCGCCCGGGGAACTCGAGGTCGACGCCGACGGCGTGGTGGGTGGGGGCACCCACCTGGCGCCGGAGGAACTGCACGCACTGGTCAACGCCAAGCGGGCCGAGGGCGAGGAGGTCGTCTTCTTCGACGGCCGGAACGCCCTCGAGGCGCAGATCGGGCGCTTCAAGGGGGCCGTGGTCCCCGACGTGCGCACCACGCACGACTTCGTGCGCGAACTCGACTCGGGCAAGTACGACGACCTCAAGGACAAGCCCGTCGTCACCTACTGCACCGGCGGTATCCGCTGCGAGGTGCTGTCCAGCCTCATGGTCAACCGCGGCTTCCAGGAGGTCTACCAGCTCGACGGCGGCATCATCCGCTACGGCGAGAAGTACCGCGACGCCGGGCTGTGGGAGGGCTCGCTCTACGTCTTCGACAAGCGCATGCACCTGGAATTCAGCGACGATGCCGTCACGATCGGCAAGTGCGTGCGGTGCCAGACGCCCTCGAACACGTTCGAGAACTGCTCCAACGCGTCCTGCCGGAACCTCACCCTCTACTGCTCCGCATGCGCGGCCGACCCGGCGACACTGCGGTGCCCCCAAGGATGCGAGTCCGACGAAGCCGAGGCGACGGCCGCGGGCGCCGCGTGA
- a CDS encoding helicase has product MAAQNPLLPLLGGGPDPEQLLHVREIPAREAEHEPWPEWAHPDIVDAFAARGVDEPWRHQVEGATSAHDGQHTIIATGTASGKSLCYQLPVLDEIHRSELLDRATLAPNGSVALYLAPTKALAADQLAAINALGLPTVRAETYDGDTEPGARRWIRDHANLVLANPDMLHYGILPNHTWWARFFRRLKYVIIDEAHSYRGVFGSHVANLLRRLRLVCASYGAHPVFIGASATSAEPAASFGRLIGAPARAVDRDSSPHGSTTVAFWEPELTGMKGENGAATRRTVIAETSGLLANLVSSHVRTIAFIKSRRGAESIAQTSRRMLEDVHPNLPHRIAAYRSGYLPEERRALEADLRSGELLGVASTSALELGIDISGLDAVLVAGWPGTRASLMQQIGRAGRSGQDAIAAFVASDDPLDTYLVHHPEAVFDLAVEATVFDPSNPYVLGPHLCAAAAELPLTDADLDLFGATSEELLGTLCDQGFLRRRPAGWFWTHPQSAASMVNLRADGGGPINIVEADSGALLGTMDSPQSHYQAHRGAVYVHQGRTYVVQELNEQDHCAVVARAHPDYYTQARDVTQIEVIGRDISQLWGGVLANFGDVKVTTQVVSFQRKAFSSNEILGEEPLELEARDLFTKSVWFEISPELLEAEGILAEELPGALHAAEHAAIGLLPLVASSDRWDIGGVSTALHADTGMPTIFVYDGHPGGAGFAERGYEAARTWLSATRDAIEACECESGCPSCVQSPKCGNRNNPLSKGGAVAVLSLILNQAGSVPGAGPGPVRASDPVHDPDPATSGGPVPAATSPVSASAPGVSDGEGQRTDAG; this is encoded by the coding sequence GTGGCTGCGCAGAATCCCCTTCTCCCCCTCCTCGGAGGCGGGCCCGACCCTGAGCAGCTGCTGCACGTCCGCGAGATCCCTGCGCGCGAGGCCGAGCACGAACCGTGGCCCGAATGGGCGCACCCCGACATCGTCGATGCCTTCGCCGCCCGCGGCGTGGATGAACCGTGGCGTCATCAGGTGGAGGGCGCCACCTCCGCCCACGACGGGCAGCACACGATCATCGCGACGGGCACCGCGTCCGGGAAGTCGCTCTGCTATCAGCTGCCCGTCCTCGACGAGATCCACCGCAGCGAACTGCTGGACCGCGCGACGCTCGCCCCCAACGGCTCCGTGGCCCTCTACCTCGCTCCGACGAAGGCCCTGGCCGCTGACCAGCTCGCCGCCATCAATGCTCTGGGACTCCCCACGGTGCGGGCGGAGACGTACGACGGCGACACCGAGCCCGGTGCGCGGCGGTGGATCCGCGACCACGCCAACCTGGTGCTGGCGAACCCGGACATGCTCCACTACGGCATCCTGCCGAACCACACGTGGTGGGCCCGGTTCTTCCGGCGCCTCAAGTACGTCATCATCGACGAGGCCCACAGTTACCGAGGCGTCTTCGGATCTCATGTGGCGAACCTCCTGCGGCGCCTGCGGCTCGTCTGCGCGAGCTATGGGGCGCATCCGGTGTTCATCGGGGCGTCCGCGACGTCGGCCGAGCCCGCAGCCTCCTTCGGCCGGCTGATCGGCGCTCCGGCCCGGGCCGTGGACCGGGACAGCTCGCCACACGGCTCCACCACCGTCGCCTTCTGGGAGCCGGAGCTCACGGGGATGAAGGGCGAGAACGGCGCGGCCACGCGACGGACGGTGATCGCCGAGACCTCCGGCCTGCTCGCCAACCTCGTGTCCTCCCATGTGCGGACCATCGCCTTCATCAAATCGCGGCGCGGCGCGGAGAGCATCGCGCAGACCTCCCGGCGGATGCTCGAGGACGTTCATCCGAACCTCCCCCACCGCATCGCCGCCTACCGCTCGGGATACCTGCCCGAGGAACGCAGGGCCCTCGAGGCAGACCTGCGCAGCGGCGAGCTGCTCGGTGTCGCGAGCACCTCGGCGCTGGAGCTCGGCATCGACATCTCCGGTCTCGACGCCGTGCTCGTGGCCGGCTGGCCCGGCACCCGGGCCTCGCTGATGCAGCAGATCGGCCGTGCCGGCCGCTCCGGGCAGGACGCCATCGCCGCATTCGTGGCCAGCGACGACCCTCTGGACACGTACCTCGTGCACCACCCCGAGGCCGTCTTCGACCTTGCCGTCGAAGCCACGGTCTTCGACCCCTCCAATCCGTATGTGCTCGGGCCGCACCTGTGCGCCGCAGCCGCCGAGCTCCCGCTGACCGACGCCGACCTCGACCTGTTCGGCGCGACGTCGGAGGAACTGCTCGGCACCCTGTGCGACCAGGGCTTCCTGCGGCGCCGTCCCGCCGGATGGTTCTGGACGCATCCCCAGAGTGCCGCCTCCATGGTGAACCTGCGCGCCGACGGAGGTGGGCCGATCAACATCGTGGAGGCGGACTCGGGCGCACTCCTCGGAACCATGGATTCGCCGCAGAGCCACTACCAGGCGCACCGCGGGGCGGTGTACGTCCATCAGGGTCGGACCTACGTGGTGCAGGAGCTCAACGAGCAGGACCACTGCGCCGTTGTCGCACGCGCCCATCCCGACTACTACACGCAGGCACGGGACGTCACGCAGATCGAGGTGATCGGCCGGGACATCAGCCAGCTCTGGGGTGGAGTCCTCGCCAACTTCGGCGATGTGAAGGTGACGACCCAGGTGGTGTCCTTCCAGCGCAAGGCCTTCTCCTCCAATGAGATCCTCGGCGAGGAACCGCTCGAGCTCGAGGCACGGGACCTTTTCACGAAGAGCGTGTGGTTCGAGATCAGCCCGGAGTTGCTGGAGGCGGAGGGCATCCTCGCGGAGGAGCTCCCCGGGGCGCTCCACGCAGCGGAGCACGCAGCGATCGGCCTGCTGCCGCTCGTCGCGTCCAGCGACCGCTGGGACATCGGCGGGGTGTCCACCGCACTGCACGCCGACACCGGGATGCCAACCATCTTCGTGTACGACGGCCACCCCGGTGGCGCCGGTTTCGCCGAACGGGGCTACGAGGCGGCGCGCACCTGGTTGTCGGCGACCCGCGACGCGATCGAGGCGTGCGAGTGCGAGTCGGGGTGCCCCTCCTGTGTCCAGTCCCCGAAATGCGGCAACCGGAACAATCCGCTCAGCAAGGGCGGTGCCGTCGCGGTCCTCTCCCTCATCCTGAACCAGGCCGGTTCCGTTCCCGGCGCCGGTCCCGGTCCGGTTCGCGCATCGGACCCCGTCCACGACCCGGATCCGGCCACCAGCGGCGGACCCGTCCCCGCAGCGACGTCCCCGGTGTCCGCGTCCGCGCCTGGGGTGTCCGATGGAGAGGGTCAGCGGACGGACGCCGGATAG